A genomic window from Tolypothrix sp. PCC 7910 includes:
- a CDS encoding ABC transporter permease, translating into MGNQVVIIVGTFILLVTGLLLGYVLSQLVLGFLGFNLLTFLGTISLILIFGTLYYVLFWQLRRQQVQSFNSFNSEITQQTAQEFLAHNDLRNDLVARLDGDIDTAERLIEQARDNYPGMSENWYVEKVIEDLDRDRR; encoded by the coding sequence ATGGGGAACCAAGTAGTAATTATTGTCGGCACGTTTATCCTTTTGGTTACGGGCTTGCTACTAGGCTACGTTCTCTCACAGTTAGTTTTGGGGTTTTTAGGCTTTAACCTGCTAACTTTTTTGGGAACAATCAGCCTGATTTTAATTTTTGGTACACTGTACTATGTTTTATTTTGGCAATTGCGCCGCCAGCAAGTACAGTCATTTAATAGCTTCAATAGTGAAATCACACAACAAACAGCCCAAGAATTCCTCGCTCATAACGATTTGAGAAATGATCTCGTGGCGCGGCTAGATGGTGATATAGACACTGCTGAACGCTTAATTGAACAAGCCAGGGACAATTACCCAGGAATGTCTGAGAATTGGTATGTTGAGAAAGTAATTGAAGACTTGGATCGCGATCGCCGATAA
- a CDS encoding AmpG family muropeptide MFS transporter, which produces MNPLRSLLEVFGSRKMAALLFLGFSSGLPLLLIGNTLKAWMTVEQVDLAAIGWFSLASLPYSLKFLWSPFLDRFTMPFLGRRRGWLVVTQLALTVAIAIMAFQQPKQALQLLAINAIVIAFLSATQDIAADAYRTDVLQKLEMGAGAAVFILGYRIALLVAGALALILADRIPWSSVYLFMAGTMVLGIFATLFAPEPEAISPPASLTDAVILPFSEFFQRRGVIQGLLVLLFITLYKLGDALLSNMTTPFLLQVGFTKTDIGAIQVGMGLIATIVGALAGGAILSRIGINRSLWVFGILQAVSNFAYLSLAYTGKNYQAMVLAINIEQFCGGLGTAAFVAFLMSLCNQKFSATQYALLSSLMAVSRDILASPGGVIAQNTGWPLFFIITIVAAVPGLLLLPIFAPWNPQPVAIKRPGLEEEEEDVWGTK; this is translated from the coding sequence ATGAATCCATTGCGATCGCTATTGGAAGTTTTTGGTAGCCGCAAGATGGCGGCTTTATTGTTTCTGGGGTTTTCATCTGGTTTACCACTTTTATTAATCGGTAATACCTTGAAAGCTTGGATGACTGTGGAACAGGTGGATTTGGCTGCTATTGGGTGGTTTAGCCTCGCTAGTTTGCCTTATTCGTTAAAATTTTTGTGGTCGCCGTTTCTTGACCGATTCACTATGCCATTTTTGGGACGACGGCGGGGTTGGTTAGTGGTGACGCAGCTGGCTTTAACAGTAGCGATCGCAATTATGGCATTCCAACAACCCAAACAAGCATTACAGCTGCTAGCCATTAACGCTATAGTTATTGCTTTTTTGAGTGCTACCCAAGATATTGCTGCTGATGCTTACCGTACCGACGTTTTGCAAAAACTCGAAATGGGTGCTGGTGCGGCAGTTTTCATTTTAGGATATCGGATTGCCCTGTTAGTTGCTGGTGCTTTAGCATTGATACTTGCCGATAGAATCCCTTGGTCATCAGTTTATTTATTTATGGCAGGTACAATGGTCTTGGGAATTTTTGCGACTTTGTTTGCACCAGAACCAGAAGCAATTAGCCCTCCCGCCTCATTAACCGATGCCGTCATTTTACCCTTCAGTGAATTTTTCCAGCGCCGAGGAGTTATTCAAGGCCTTTTGGTTTTATTGTTCATTACCCTTTACAAGCTGGGTGATGCTTTACTGAGCAATATGACCACCCCCTTTTTGCTGCAAGTTGGTTTTACCAAAACCGATATTGGGGCAATTCAGGTAGGTATGGGATTAATCGCTACCATTGTAGGGGCACTGGCAGGTGGTGCAATTTTGAGTAGAATTGGCATCAACCGATCGCTTTGGGTATTTGGCATTCTACAAGCTGTGAGTAATTTTGCTTACTTATCTCTTGCTTACACAGGGAAAAACTATCAAGCTATGGTCTTGGCCATCAACATCGAACAGTTCTGTGGTGGCTTAGGAACAGCAGCATTTGTGGCATTTTTAATGAGTCTGTGTAACCAGAAGTTTTCAGCAACTCAGTATGCCTTACTTTCTAGCTTGATGGCTGTCAGCCGCGATATTCTCGCATCTCCCGGTGGGGTGATCGCACAAAATACAGGTTGGCCGCTATTTTTCATCATTACTATCGTTGCTGCTGTACCAGGATTATTGCTATTACCAATCTTTGCCCCCTGGAACCCTCAACCAGTGGCAATTAAAAGACCAGGACTTGAGGAAGAAGAAGAGGATGTATGGGGAACCAAGTAG